The Metabacillus schmidteae nucleotide sequence TTCGGGCAAGGTGGTTACAAAACAAGTGGTGGTTTACATGGGGTAGGTGCATCAGTTGTTAATGCCCTCTCAGAGTGGCTTGTTGTGACGATTCAACGCGATGGTTTTATTTATGAACAGCGATTTGAAAACGGCGGGAAGCCGGTGACAACCTTAGAGAAAAAAGGAAAAACGAGCAAAACCGGTACAAAAATTCATTTTAAACCGGATCCAACCATGTTTAGTACGACAACTTATAACTTTGAAACATTAAGTGAACGTCTACGTGAGTCTGCTTTTCTTTTGAAAGGGTTTAAAATTGAGTTAATCGATGAACGTCATGATCAATCTGAAGTTTATCATTATGAAACTGGTATTGAAGCATTTGTTACATACTTAAATGAAGAGAAAGATGCGTTACATCAAGTTGTTTCATTTGAGGGTGAACAAAATGGCATTGAAGCTGAATTTGCTTTTCAATTCAATGATGGGTATTCAGAAAATATTTTATCGTTCGTTAATAATGTTCGGACAAAAGACGGCGGAACTCATGAAGCCGGCTCTAAAACAGCGATGACAAGAGCATTTAATGAATATGCGAGAAAAACAGGATTACTAAAAGAAAAAGATAAAAACTTGGAAGGTTCTGATATTCGGGAAGGCTTATCAGCGATCGTATCAGTAAGAATTCCTGAAGAGCTTTTACAATTTGAAGGTCAAACAAAAGGAAAGCTTGGAACAAGTGAAGCAAGATCAGCAGTTGATGCCATTGTGTCTGAAAACCTTTCATACTTTTTAGAAGAAAATCCTGATGCAGGAACACTACTTGTTAAAAAGGCGATCAAAGCTTTTCAAGCGAGAGAGGCAGCCCGCAAAGCACGTGAGGAAGCTCGAAGCGGTAAAAAGCGAAAGCGCTCAGAAACAACATTAAGTGGTAAGCTTACTCCAGCACAGTCACGTAATCCATTAAAAAATGAATTATATCTTGTTGAGGGTGACTCTGCAGGTGGTTCTGCTAAACAAGGTAGAGACCGCAGATTCCAAGCTGTTCTTCCTTTAAGAGGAAAGGTTATTAATACAGAAAAAGCGAAGTTGGCGGACATTTTTAAAAATGAGGAAATTAACACGATTATTCATGCAATTGGAGCGGGTGTTGGAGCAGAATTTACTTTAGAAGATATAAATTATGACAAAGTCATTATTATGACTGATGCCGACACGGATGGTGCCCATATTCAAGTACTTTTATTGACGTTCTTTTATCGTTATATGAAACCGCTAATCGAAAACGGAAAAGTATTTATTGCCCTGCCACCTCTTTACAAAGTAAGTAAAGGGTCAGGCAAGAAGGAAGTTATTGAGTATGCATGGTCTGATGATGAACTAAGTGATGCTATTTCTAAAGTTGGAAAAGGTTATATGATCCAGCGATACAAAGGTCTTGGAGAAATGAATGCAGATCAGCTTTGGGAAACAACAATGAACCCAGAATCAAGAACGCTTATTCGCGTGAAAATTGATGATGCAGCCCGTGCTGAGAGACGTGTAACAACACTTATGGGTGATAAAGTAGAACCACGCAGAAAATGGATTGAAAGCAATGTTGCTTTTGGTCTTGATGAAGAAACAAATATATTAGAAAATGAGCACTTATCGGTCGCAGAGGAGGTATAAGCTTTTGAATAATTCAGTAGAAGTATATCGCGATTTACCTCTTGAAGATGTGCTTGGTGACCGTTTTGGACGTTATAGTAAGTACATTATTCAAGATCGTGCATTACCAGATGCACGTGATGGATTAAAACCTGTACAACGAAGAATTTTATATGCAATGCATGTTGACGGGAATACAAATGATAAAAACTATCGTAAATCAGCAAAAACAGTTGGTAATGTTATTGGTAATTATCATCCTCATGGAGATTCATCTGTTTATGATGCCATGGTTCGGATGAGTCAAGACTGGAAGGTCCGCAATTTACTCATTCAAATGCATGGAAATAATGGAAGTATTGATGGTGACCCACCTGCCGCAATGCGTTATACTGAAGCAAGATTATCGGCAATTGCTTCAGAATTATTGCGAGACATTGAAAAAGAAACCGTTGAATTTGTTCCAAACTTTGATGATACTAGTAAGGAACCATTAGTGTTGCCGGCAATGTTTCCAAACCTGTTAGTGAATGGTTCAACAGGTATTTCGGCTGGTTATGCTACAGACATTCCACCGCATCATTTAGGGGAAGTTATTGATGCCGTCATTAAACGAATGGATAAGCCAACATGTACTGTTGATGAGTTAATGACAGTCATCAAAGGTCCGGATTTTCCAACAGGTGGAATTATTCAAGGTGTTGAGGGGATTAAGAAAGCCTATGAGACAGGTAAAGGGAAAATTATTGTTCGTGGGAAAGCGGAAATAGAAGAGGTTCGTGGTGGTAAACAGCAAATCACCGTTACAGAAATTCCATTTGAAGTAAATAAAGCTAATCTCGTTAAGCGCATTGATGAATTCAGAATCGAACGTAAGGTTGAAGGAATTGCTGAAGTACGTGATGAGACAGATCGTACAGGATTACGTATTGTGATTGAGTTGAAAAAAGATGCAAATGCTGCAGGAGTTCTGAATTATCTATATAAAAACAGTGATTTGCAAATTACATATAACTTTAATATGGTCGCGATACATAATCGTCGCCCTATGTTAATGAGTTTAACTTCTATCCTTGATGCCTATATTGGACATCAAAAAGAGGTTGTGTCTAATCGTTCTAAATATGAACTGCGAAAAGCGCAGGAACGACAGCATATTGTCGAAGGTCTAATTAAGGCTTTATCTATTTTGGATGAAGTAATTGCAACTATCCGTGCTTCTAAGGACAAGAGAGATGCGAAAGATAATTTAATTCAAAAATACCAATTCTCAGAGCCGCAAGCAGAAGCAATTGTTTCGTTACAGCTTTATCGTTTAACAAATACAGATATTACAGCATTAAGAAATGAAGCAGAAGAGCTGGCTAATAAAATTGAAGAATTAACAAATATTCTTAATGATGAAAAAGTCTTATTAAAAGTCATTAAAAACGATCTTAAAAGAGTGAAGAAAACTTATGCAGATGAACGTCGCTCTGTCATTGAAGCAGAAATTGAAGAAATTAAGATTAATCTTGAAGTAATGGTAGCATCTGAAGATGTGATTGTAACTGTTACTAAAGACGGTTATGTGAAACGAACAAGCCAAAGGTCCTATGCAGCATCTAATGGGCAAGATTTTGGTATGAAAGAAAAGGATCGTTTACTTTCTAAAATTGACATTAATACAACAGATGTTGTGCTGTTGTTTACGAATAAAGGAAATTACTTATACTGTCCGGTACATGAACTGCCTGATATTCGCTGGAAAGATCTAGGGCAACATATTGCCAATATTATCCCAATTGATCGTGATGAAGAAATAATCAAGGCAATCCCAGTTAAAAACTTTGAAGAACCTTCTTTCGTAACGTTTGTGACTAAGTCGGGGATGGTGAAAAAATCTGAGCTTAATGTATATAAAGCACAACGATATTCAAAACCACTTGTTGCTGTAAATCTTAAAGGTGATGACAGTGTGGTGGATGTGCACCTCACAACAGGTAATGAGGATTTATTCATAGTTACACACTTGGGTTATGGATTATGGTTTACAGAAGAAGAAGTGAATATTGTTGGTCCACGGGCTGCTGGAGTAAAAGGGATTAACTTAAAGCCGGATGATTATGTTGTAAGTGGAAATGTATTAAAACCGAATACAAAAGCATTTTTAGTGATCGCTACACAAAGAGGTGCAGTGAAAAAAATGTCTCTGAATGACTTTGAAAAGTCATCTAGAGCTAAGCGTGGGCTCATTATGCTAAGAGAACTTAAAAATAATCCACATCGAATTGTCGGTGCTGGGATTGTTTATAAGAACGAAGAATTTTTCCTTGAATCTGAAAAAGGTCTGATCGAAAGTGTTGATGTATCAACAATAAGAGCAAATGATCGATACAGTAACGGTTCATTTATAATGGATGAGCAGGATGCAGGGTCTGTGAAAGAAACATGGATAGAACAATCAGAGGAAATTGAAAAGTAAAGAACGAAAAGGCTGATCCATAGAGGATCAGCCTTTTTATACGTTTATTTTTTTTGAAAATAGTCTGTAAACGCATGAACAATTTCAATACCTTGGTACGTAAATAGACTTAAAGCTGTTACTGAAAACAATACGATCGGAATCAATCTTAATACAAACATCATTTATATAACCTCCAATTTTTCAATTAATTTATTTGGAATGATTGAAATAAACGATCTTTAGAAAAATAAGAAGATTGATAATAAACAGCATACAAAAATTGCCTAATTCGTTGTCTCCGTATAGCAAAATAGCTAAATAGCAATAATGTTAGTGAAATTAATACTGTATAAACAATTTCCGGCATACTGCCATATAAATCAAATTGCTTTTGATCTTCTTCCAGTATTGTATATCCAGATGCTGCGTCATTTTCTACGGCAACCACTTTACCTAGACTAATAGGATGATGTACTTGCGACATTGAAACGAGATGTATGCTAGTAATGAAGATCAATAGCAAAAATAATGATTTAAATAGCAAACGTTGTCTCAATGATCTCACCCCTTTGCCAATTCATAGACCTATCTTAATCCTTTTTTTACAATTTGAAAAGACATTTGTTTTGAAACTTGACAGGATACATTTATGAAAGGGTTAACATCTCTTTTGCAATAAGAAAATGAACAATTTGCTAATAAATGGTATAATTTAGAAGGATAAAAAGAAAAGTTCTTTGAGATTCGAGTTAAAAAATAATAATGAGGTATTTAGATGGCAGTGAAAAGTAAATGGAAACGAATGTATAAGGTTCTAGTATTATTTTTCTCAATTTTTCTCAAAATCTATTGGTATAAATTAAGGAAAAAGTCTGAAGCCGAGTGGGAAGAATTATGGTGTGAAATTGGTAAGAACTTTCGTAAAACATTATTTGAATTAGGCGGTCTCTTAATCAAAATTGGACAAATCTTGAGTATTCGCTCTGATCTACTTCCCCATGGTTTTATCAGCCAAATTCAAGATTTAACCGACAAGGTCCCGCCTTCAAACTGGGATGAAATCGAAAAGCAATTGGAAAATGAGTGGGGAGAAAAGCCTGAATACCATTTACGCTCAATTGAACATCATTCAATTGCTTCAGCATCAATTGGAGAGGTGTATAAAGGAGTCTTAAAGGATGGTACAGCTGTTGCAATAAAGGTCCAGAGACCGCATATTCAATCGATTATTCAAACAGACTTTCGTACATTAAGAATCATTATTTGGTTTGCTGACCATTTTGTGCCGGTTCCAAAGGGATTTATTAATTTTAAGGTGTTATTCAAAGAATTAAAGCAAGTGATCGAACAAGAACTGGATTTTCAACGAGAAATGAAAGCACTCAAATACTTTAAGGACCGTTATCAGTCCTCAGATATCGTGAAAATTCCTTCAGTATACAAGGAACTTTGTACACCCAAGATTCTTGTCATGGAATGGATTGATGGGATAAGGATTACGAATGAACAGCAAATGAATCAGTTGCCTTTAAGCAGGGAGGAGCTTGCGAAACGGTTAATGAGTGTTTTTCTTCCACAATGGTTAGAGCCTGGATTGTTTCATGCAGATCCTCATCCAGGAAACATTCTTTTTTCATCAGATGGAAAAGTTATTTTGTTAGATTTTGGAATGGTCGGAGAGATCTCAAAAAAGGATGCTGCTTATTTCCAAAGTTTAATCGGTAGTATACTAGCTAAAGATTATACAAAAGCAGTAGAATGCTTATATCAATTAGAATTTTTACATTCCCAGGAAAACTCCCGAACGATGGAAAAATTGATGGAAGAGCTTGTGTCCTTTGATCCAACTCAACTAAAAGAAGCAGATTTACTAAAATTAAAACTCGAAATGAATGATCTTTTACAAGCTTTGCCGATTCAAGTGCCGACTAGATTCGTATTTTTAGGTCGGGCAGTAGTTACCATTGAAGGGAATATACGAAATCTGGTTCCAGATCAAGAATTGTTAGAGCTTGGTAAGCCTGTTTTTATGAAATGGTTACAAACACAAGGCAATAACAAATGGGCATTTTTGTGGCAATGGGCACAGTCTCAACCACTTTTTAAAATTATTCATTCCGCAACTGAATTCCTTCAAGCTCCTAACAAGTATGAAATGGTAAAAGAAACGGAACAAAGAAGACATTTTCAGTTTACCATTATTGAAAATAATAAAAAGCGTTGCTTTCAACTTGTTTTAGTTGGTCTTATAGGAATTGGTTATGGTATTGTCTCTTCACAGGCTATATTGTGGCAATTATCTGGTAGTCTAACACTCCTTTCTGTTATTGGATATGGTATTTATGGGTACAGACTAAAAAAGTGGATGAAATATATGCAAGAGGGACGTTAGGATTTGTATAGAAAAGGCTAAACTCATAAAGATGGAGTTTAGCCTATTTGCATAGTGTATGTAACGGGTATAGGAATTCGGAGGCACCGTCAATACTTTATTAACGTCATTACTTTTTTAGGGGGACCTTATATTATGGATACTAAAAGAAGTCTTTGGGCCGGTATCTTTTTCGGAATAGGATTTGTCGCATTTATTGATGAAACGGTATTTCATCAGTTATTACATTGGCACCATTTTTATGATCAATCAACAACGGAAATTGGACTAATTTCTGATGGACTTTTTCATGCTTTTAGTTGGTTTGCTACTGTGATGGGGTTATTTATGTTCGCTGATCTCCGTCGCAGGGGGCAGTTCTCTGTGAAAAGATGGTGGGGAGGTTCTTTGATTGGTTCTGGAGGTTTTCAGCTTTATGATGGGACAATTCAACACAAGCTTATGAGAATCCATCAAATTAGGTATGTAGACGAGGTGTTCGTCTATGATTTAGTCTGGAATGGGGTTGCGATCATTATGATTCTTTCGGGGATTATTTTGTTGAATCAGTCTAAAAAACAAGAAAAGTTGAATAGAGGGAATAAGGCATATGATCAATAATCTCCATCATGAAGGTGTCATTCCTTATCATCAATTATTATTAATTTTCCTATTTTTATTAGTGGTAGGTTATTTAGCAGCTGTTATTCACTTACAACATAAAAGGAAGAACTGGTCGATCATCAAATTCTACTACTGGTTAATGGGAGTGACATGCATAAGTTTGGCATTCGTTGGACCTATTGCAAGCCAAGCACACCACCATTTTATGTATCATATGATTGGACATATATTGCTAGGAATGCTTGGTCCTCTTCTTCTTGTATTGGCAAGTCCAATCACCTTACTTTTTAACATTTTACCTGTGAAATATGCACGGAAGTTAGCAGCCATACTAAAAGGATGGCCCTTTAAAATCCTGTCTGAGCCCATTGTTACAACGTTTCTAAATGTGGGTGGATTATGGATTCTCTATACAACAGACCTTTTCTCGCTCATGCATGAGAACGCAATGATAGCTAGCCTGATTCATCTCCACATGTTTTTGGCAGGCTATGCTTTCACTTTCTCTATTCTATGTATAGACTCATCAGCACATAAAACGTCATTTCCATATCGAGCTTCAATCTTAATTTTAGCTATCGCAGCTCATGGAATATTGTCTAAACTACTATATGTTCATCCGCCTTCAGGGATAACCCGAAATGAAGCTGAGTTAGGCGCGCTGGTTATGTATTATGGTGGGGATGTAATTGATCTTGGATTAATTTTTATCCTTTGTCTTCAATGGTACCGTGTAAGAGGAAGGAAGCTTGAAAAAATCCCCAAAAAGACGACCAATTCAATGAAAGAATCATTCTGATATTCCATATCTCCCTTCTCTCTGTATACATATGGTAAACTTTAGGTAATCAAGTGGTGATAAGGATGGGGAAAATGAAGAAGAAAATTGTATTGGCTGGAGGAACGGGTTTTATCGGACAATTTTTCGAGCGGGAATTTATCAAACTCGGTTATGATGTGATCATCATATCAAGACGACCACAACATGTTTCGTGGGAAAATGAAAAAGCTATTGTTGAGGCATTAAATCATGCTGAACTCCTCATTAACCTTGCAGGTAAGTCAGTCAACTGTCGCTATAATGAGAAAAATAAGCGGGAAATTATGAATTCAAGATTAATGACAACGAACCGATTAGGAGAAGCAATTAAACGTTGTACAACTCCGCCTAAATTGTGGATTAATTCAAGCACAGCAACAATCTACCGTCATGCAGAAGATCGACCGATGACAGAATTAGATGGAGAAATTGGTTCCGGTTTTTCCGTAGATGTTGCAACATCATGGGAAGAAGCCTTCTTTTCATTTCATTTTCCAAATACAAGACAAATAGCCTTGCGAATTGCGATCGTCTTAGGAAAAAATGGAGGAGTTATGATCCCTTATCGAAACTTAGTCAAGTTTGGCTTAGGTGGTAATCAAGGAACAGGGCATCAAAAATTCAGTTGGATTCATGTAGAAGATTTGTTCAGGATTGTTTTGTTTTTGCAGAATAGACAAGATCTTGAAGGTGTATTCAATTGCTCAGCTCCACATCCAGTAACGAACCAGGAATTGATGCAAAATCTGCGAACAGTAATGAATGTTTCTTTTGGATTTCCGGCACCTAAATGGATGCTTGAGTTAGGGTCAATCTTCATTCGTACGGAAACGGAGCTTGTATTGAAAAGTCGTTGGGTCTTACCTGATAGACTACTAAAAGAAGGATTTTCGTTTACATACGATACTCTTGATAAAACATTAGAGGATGTACTATTAGCTTAATGACAGATAATAAATGAATAGCGTAGAAATG carries:
- the parE gene encoding DNA topoisomerase IV subunit B, translating into MGKKQQFDYNDDAIQVLEGLEAVRKRPGMYIGSTDSRGLHHLVYEIVDNSVDEALAGHGDHIIVKIHKDNSISVQDKGRGMPIGMHKLGKPTPEVILTVLHAGGKFGQGGYKTSGGLHGVGASVVNALSEWLVVTIQRDGFIYEQRFENGGKPVTTLEKKGKTSKTGTKIHFKPDPTMFSTTTYNFETLSERLRESAFLLKGFKIELIDERHDQSEVYHYETGIEAFVTYLNEEKDALHQVVSFEGEQNGIEAEFAFQFNDGYSENILSFVNNVRTKDGGTHEAGSKTAMTRAFNEYARKTGLLKEKDKNLEGSDIREGLSAIVSVRIPEELLQFEGQTKGKLGTSEARSAVDAIVSENLSYFLEENPDAGTLLVKKAIKAFQAREAARKAREEARSGKKRKRSETTLSGKLTPAQSRNPLKNELYLVEGDSAGGSAKQGRDRRFQAVLPLRGKVINTEKAKLADIFKNEEINTIIHAIGAGVGAEFTLEDINYDKVIIMTDADTDGAHIQVLLLTFFYRYMKPLIENGKVFIALPPLYKVSKGSGKKEVIEYAWSDDELSDAISKVGKGYMIQRYKGLGEMNADQLWETTMNPESRTLIRVKIDDAARAERRVTTLMGDKVEPRRKWIESNVAFGLDEETNILENEHLSVAEEV
- the parC gene encoding DNA topoisomerase IV subunit A; its protein translation is MNNSVEVYRDLPLEDVLGDRFGRYSKYIIQDRALPDARDGLKPVQRRILYAMHVDGNTNDKNYRKSAKTVGNVIGNYHPHGDSSVYDAMVRMSQDWKVRNLLIQMHGNNGSIDGDPPAAMRYTEARLSAIASELLRDIEKETVEFVPNFDDTSKEPLVLPAMFPNLLVNGSTGISAGYATDIPPHHLGEVIDAVIKRMDKPTCTVDELMTVIKGPDFPTGGIIQGVEGIKKAYETGKGKIIVRGKAEIEEVRGGKQQITVTEIPFEVNKANLVKRIDEFRIERKVEGIAEVRDETDRTGLRIVIELKKDANAAGVLNYLYKNSDLQITYNFNMVAIHNRRPMLMSLTSILDAYIGHQKEVVSNRSKYELRKAQERQHIVEGLIKALSILDEVIATIRASKDKRDAKDNLIQKYQFSEPQAEAIVSLQLYRLTNTDITALRNEAEELANKIEELTNILNDEKVLLKVIKNDLKRVKKTYADERRSVIEAEIEEIKINLEVMVASEDVIVTVTKDGYVKRTSQRSYAASNGQDFGMKEKDRLLSKIDINTTDVVLLFTNKGNYLYCPVHELPDIRWKDLGQHIANIIPIDRDEEIIKAIPVKNFEEPSFVTFVTKSGMVKKSELNVYKAQRYSKPLVAVNLKGDDSVVDVHLTTGNEDLFIVTHLGYGLWFTEEEVNIVGPRAAGVKGINLKPDDYVVSGNVLKPNTKAFLVIATQRGAVKKMSLNDFEKSSRAKRGLIMLRELKNNPHRIVGAGIVYKNEEFFLESEKGLIESVDVSTIRANDRYSNGSFIMDEQDAGSVKETWIEQSEEIEK
- a CDS encoding ABC1 kinase family protein — its product is MAVKSKWKRMYKVLVLFFSIFLKIYWYKLRKKSEAEWEELWCEIGKNFRKTLFELGGLLIKIGQILSIRSDLLPHGFISQIQDLTDKVPPSNWDEIEKQLENEWGEKPEYHLRSIEHHSIASASIGEVYKGVLKDGTAVAIKVQRPHIQSIIQTDFRTLRIIIWFADHFVPVPKGFINFKVLFKELKQVIEQELDFQREMKALKYFKDRYQSSDIVKIPSVYKELCTPKILVMEWIDGIRITNEQQMNQLPLSREELAKRLMSVFLPQWLEPGLFHADPHPGNILFSSDGKVILLDFGMVGEISKKDAAYFQSLIGSILAKDYTKAVECLYQLEFLHSQENSRTMEKLMEELVSFDPTQLKEADLLKLKLEMNDLLQALPIQVPTRFVFLGRAVVTIEGNIRNLVPDQELLELGKPVFMKWLQTQGNNKWAFLWQWAQSQPLFKIIHSATEFLQAPNKYEMVKETEQRRHFQFTIIENNKKRCFQLVLVGLIGIGYGIVSSQAILWQLSGSLTLLSVIGYGIYGYRLKKWMKYMQEGR
- a CDS encoding DUF2243 domain-containing protein, with the translated sequence MDTKRSLWAGIFFGIGFVAFIDETVFHQLLHWHHFYDQSTTEIGLISDGLFHAFSWFATVMGLFMFADLRRRGQFSVKRWWGGSLIGSGGFQLYDGTIQHKLMRIHQIRYVDEVFVYDLVWNGVAIIMILSGIILLNQSKKQEKLNRGNKAYDQ
- a CDS encoding cytochrome c oxidase assembly protein; this encodes MINNLHHEGVIPYHQLLLIFLFLLVVGYLAAVIHLQHKRKNWSIIKFYYWLMGVTCISLAFVGPIASQAHHHFMYHMIGHILLGMLGPLLLVLASPITLLFNILPVKYARKLAAILKGWPFKILSEPIVTTFLNVGGLWILYTTDLFSLMHENAMIASLIHLHMFLAGYAFTFSILCIDSSAHKTSFPYRASILILAIAAHGILSKLLYVHPPSGITRNEAELGALVMYYGGDVIDLGLIFILCLQWYRVRGRKLEKIPKKTTNSMKESF
- a CDS encoding TIGR01777 family oxidoreductase, encoding MKKKIVLAGGTGFIGQFFEREFIKLGYDVIIISRRPQHVSWENEKAIVEALNHAELLINLAGKSVNCRYNEKNKREIMNSRLMTTNRLGEAIKRCTTPPKLWINSSTATIYRHAEDRPMTELDGEIGSGFSVDVATSWEEAFFSFHFPNTRQIALRIAIVLGKNGGVMIPYRNLVKFGLGGNQGTGHQKFSWIHVEDLFRIVLFLQNRQDLEGVFNCSAPHPVTNQELMQNLRTVMNVSFGFPAPKWMLELGSIFIRTETELVLKSRWVLPDRLLKEGFSFTYDTLDKTLEDVLLA